A stretch of DNA from Thermus antranikianii DSM 12462:
ACTACCCCCACCAGATGTCCGGGGGAATGCGGCAAAGGGTGATGATCGCCATGGCCCTTTCCTGCAATCCCTCCCTCCTCATCGCCGACGAGCCCACCACGGCTTTGGACGTGACCATCCAGGCCCAGATCCTGGAGCTCATGAAGAAGCTCCAGGAGGAGATCGGCATGAGCATCCTCTTCATCACCCACAACCTGGGGGTGGTGGCGGAGATGGCGGACCGGGTGGTGGTGATGTACGCGGGGCGGGCGGTGGAGGAGGCGGACGTGGTGCCCCTTTTCAAGGATCCCCTGCACCCCTATACCCAGGGGCTTCTGCACTCCGTGCCCCGGCTGGACCTGGCGGCGGAGCGGAGGGAGCGCCTCGAGGCCATCCCCGGCAATGTGCCCAACCCCTTGTACCTGCCCCCCGGTTGCGCCTTCCACCCCCGGTGCAAGCACTATGTGGAAGGCCTTTGCGACCGGGAGGTGCCGCCCCTAGAGGACACGGGTGACGGCCGCCGGGTGCGGTGCGTGCGCTGGCGGGAGATCCGGGAGGTACGGGCATGAAGGAAAACCATGTCCTCCTGGAAGTCCGGGACCTGAAGAAGTACTTCCCCATCCGCGGCGGGATTCTCTCCCGGGTGGTGGGAAGCGTCAAGGCGGTGGACGGGGTTTCCTTCGCCATCAAGAAGGGGGAGGTCCTTGGCCTGGTGGGGGAGTCGGGAAGCGGCAAGACCACGGTGGGCCGGACCCTGCTCCGCCTCATCGAGCCCACGGGGGGGCGCATCCTCTTCGATGGGCAGGACATCACGGACCTGCCCAAGGACAAACTCCGCCCCTACCGCCGCCGCATGCAGATCATCTTCCAGGATCCCTTCAGCTCCTTGAACCCCCGCATGACCGTGGGGGACATCATCGCCGAGCCCCTCATCATCCACGGGATCGGCAAGACGCCCCAGGAACGCACGGAAAGGGTGGCGGAGCTTCTTAAGCTGGTGGGGCTTTCCCCGGACCACATGCGCCGCTACCCCCATGAGTTCTCGGGCGGCCAGAGGCAAAGGATCGGCATCGCCCGCGCCCTTGCGGTGGCCCCGGACTTCATCGTGGCCGACGAGCCGGTTTCCGCTCTGGATGTGTCCATCCAGGCCCAGGTGGTGAACCTCCTCCAGGACCTTAAGGAGGAGCTGGGCCTGACCCTCCTCTTCATCGCCCACGACCTGGCGGTGGTGGAGTACATCTCCGACCGGGTGGCGGTGATGTACCTGGGCAAGGTGATGGAGGTTGCCTCCTCGAAGGAGCTTTACCGCAATCCCAAGCACCCTTACACCGAGGCCCTGCTCTCGGCGGTACCCATCCCCGACCCCACGGTGAAGCGGGAGAGGATCGTCCTCCAAGGGGATATCCCCTCGCCCATCAATCCCCCTTCCGGATGCGTGTTCCGCACCCGCTGCCGCTACGCCCTCCCCGAGTGCGCCCAGGTGGTGCCGGAGCTTAAGGAGGTGGCTCCCGGCCACTATAAGGCCTGCATCCGGGACGACATCTTGTAGGTTTTGGGGATAAGGCCCCGGCGGATCCCGCCGGGGTATACTTTTTTCATGTTGGTCCAGGACGTGATGCGCTTCCCCGTGATCACGGTGGAGCCCGGGGTGACCCTCGAGGAGGCCTACCGCCTCCTTTTGGAAAAGGGCATCCGTCACCTGCCGGTGATGGAGGAGGGAAGGCTGGTGGGAATCATCACCGACCGGGATATCCGCCTGGCCACCAGCCACCTAAACCCCAAGGGACCTTGCCCCGGGTGCACCCGCGTGGCGGAGGTGATGACCCAGGAGGTGGTCACCGCCCATCCTCTGGATCCCGTGGAGGAGGCCGCCCGAGTGATGCGGGAAAGGAAGATCGGCTCCCTGCCCGTGCTGGAGGATGGCGCTTTGGTGGGGATCGTCACGGGGATTGATCTTTTGGATGCGCTCCTTAAGCTCACCGGGGTCACGGAGCCCTCGGGCCGCCTCGAGGTGCGCCTCCCCGATCGCGTGGGGGAACTGGCCCGGCTCACGGGATTTTTGGCGGGCCGGGGGATCAACATCCACTCCCTCCTCTCGTATCCAGAGGATGGGGACAGGGTGCGGGCGGTGGTGCGGGTGAATACCTTGGAAACCCACCTTCTTGCGGAGGGGCTACGCCAGGAAGGATTTGAGGTGCTCTGGCCCCCCAAGAAGCCATGGTGATCTACCGGGACGAGTACCGCCTGTACAACTTCGGTCCCAGCCACCCCTTCAGCCCGGTGCGCCTGGAGATGCTCACCTCCCTTCTTCAAGCCCTGGGGGTGTGGCGTGAACCCCTGGTCCCGCAAGAGGCCACCCGGGAGGACGTGCTTTCCGTGCATTCCGAGCGCTTGGTGAAGCGGGTGGAGGCGGTAAGCCGGGGGGAGAGGGTGCCCGATTTGGAGCATTACGGCTTGGGCACGGGGGACACCCCAGTCTTTCCCGGCATGGACCGGGCAGCCAGGATCCTGGTGGGGGGCACCCTGGAGGGAGCCCGGCGGATCCTGGCCGGGGAGAAGCGGGTGCTCCAGCTGGGCGGGGGTCTACATCACGCCCAGTACGACCGCTCCAGCGGCTTTTGCGTGTACAACGATCTATCCGTGGCCATCCGCCACCTGACCCGCGCTGGGCTTCGCGTGGCCTACTTGGATATAGACGTCCACCATGGGGATGGAGTGCAATGGATCCACTACGAGGAGGAGGGGGTCCTGACCCTGAGCCTCCACGAGTCGGGGCGCTACCTTTTCCCGGGAACGGGCCACGTGCACGAGATCGGGCGGGGAGAGGGGGTGGGGAGGAAGCTCAACCTGCCCCTGGAGCCCTTCACCGAGGACGAAAGCTACCTGGAGGTCTTTGAGGCCCTGGTGCCTTGGGCTCTTGGGGCCTTCCGCCCGGATGTGCTGGTGGTGCAGGCAGGGGCCGATGCCCACTTCCTGGACCCCCTGGCCGACCTCCTCCTCACCACCCGGGCCTACGCCCGCCTCTTCCCCCTCATCCTGCAGTACGCCGAGGCCTACGCCGGGGGCAGGGTCCTCTTCACCCTGGGGGGCGGGTACAGCCTGGACGCCACCGTGCGGGTCTGGGCCCTTCTCTACCACGTCTTCCACGGCCTTCCCCTCCCCGAGCGCCTGCCTGAGGGGTGGCTCAGGACCTGGGAGGCACGGCTCGGCAAGCCCCTCACCCCCACCCTGCACGACCCCGAGGGGGCCTACCCCGAGATTCCCCGGAAGGGGGAGATTGAGAAGCGCAACCGCCTCACCCTGGAGCGGCTCACGGAGCTGGTGCGCCCCTACCTGCTAGACTAGCGGGGTGAGGGTCGTTCTGCGCCTACCCGAGCGCAAGGAGGTGGAGGTCCGGGGGGATAGACCCCTTAAGGAGGTCCTCCGGGAGCTGGGGCTCAACCCGGAGACCGTGGTGGCCGTGCGGGGGGAGGAGCTCCTCACCCTGGAGGAGCGGGTGGGGGAGGAGGAGACCATAGAGGTCCTCTCCGCCATCTCTGGAGGCTAGGATGGTCTGCAAGGTCTGCGGGGAAAAGGCCCAGGTGGAGGTGCGCTCCCGGGGCCTGGCCCTTTGCAAGGGGCACTACCTGGACTGGTTCGTGAAGGAAACCGAGCGGGCCATCCGCCGCCACCGCATGCTCTCCCCGGGGGAGCGGGTGCTGGTAGCCGTCTCCGGCGGCAAGGACTCCCTGGCCCTATGGGATGTCCTCCACCGCCTGGGCTACCAGGCGGTGGGCCTGCACCTCCAGCTGGGGATTGGGGCCTATTCCGAGAGGAGCCTCGAGGTCACCCGTCGCTTCGCCCAGGAGCGGGGGCTGGAGCTTTGGGTGGTGGACCTCAAGGAGGCCTACGGCTTCGGGGTGCCGGAGCTGGCCCAGCTTTCGGGGCGGGTGGCCTGCTCCGCCTGCGGGCTTTCCAAGCGCTACATCATCAACCAGGTGGCGGTGGAGGGGGGGTTCAGGGTGGTGGCCACGGGCCACAACCTGGACGATGAGGCCGCGGTGCTCTTCGGCAACCTCCTCAACCCCCAGGAGGATGCCCTGGCCCGCCAGGGGCCCCTCCTGCCGGAGAAACCGGGCCTGGCCGCCCGCATCAAGCCCTTCTACCGCTTCAGCGAGCGGGAAGTCCTCTCCTATGCCCTCCTGAGGGGTATCCGCTACCTGCACGAGGAGTGCCCCAACGCCAAGGGGGCCAAGAGCCTCCTTTACAAGGAGGCCCTAAACCTGGTGGAGCGGGAGATGCCCGGGGCCAAGCTGCGCTTCCTGGAGGGTTTTCTGGATAGGATCCAGCCTCGCTTGCAGGTGGCCGAGGAAGTGCGGTTGCGGGAGTGCGAGCGCTGCGGCTACCCCACCACGGGGGCGGTGTGTTCCTTCTGCCGCATGTGGGATGGGGTGTACCGGCGGGCCAAGAAGCGGCGCCTTCTCCCGGAGGAGGCCGAGTTCCACCCCCTGGCGCCGGTGGCGCGCCTGGGATAGGAAAATCCCCCGGGGCTGCTTCCTAGGGTTGTTGGTGGGCGGGGGGTGACTAAGTTTAGGAGGCCTGGGGAAAACCGATGACGGTTCCCTCCCCTGGGCTTTCGGCTCCACCCTCACAAGATCAAGGTGGGATGGTGCTACTATCCTCCCCCATCGTGTCCCCCCGGGGGCTGGCATAGTGCCTCGAGGCCCTCGAGAAGGTAACGCTTCAGGGGCATAAAGCCTAGGAGTGCAAGAAGCGCTCCCCCTACGAGCAAAGGGGGTT
This window harbors:
- a CDS encoding ABC transporter ATP-binding protein — its product is MDEKRLLEVRDLKVHFFTDDGVVKAVDGVSFHVDKGETLAVVGESGSGKSVTALSIMRLIPTPPGRIVAGEILFRGKDGELRDLTKLSEAEMRRIRGNDIAMIFQEPMTSLNPVYTVGDQIAEAIMLHQGKSRREAMELAAHMLDLVGIPEPKKRLANYPHQMSGGMRQRVMIAMALSCNPSLLIADEPTTALDVTIQAQILELMKKLQEEIGMSILFITHNLGVVAEMADRVVVMYAGRAVEEADVVPLFKDPLHPYTQGLLHSVPRLDLAAERRERLEAIPGNVPNPLYLPPGCAFHPRCKHYVEGLCDREVPPLEDTGDGRRVRCVRWREIREVRA
- a CDS encoding ABC transporter ATP-binding protein produces the protein MKENHVLLEVRDLKKYFPIRGGILSRVVGSVKAVDGVSFAIKKGEVLGLVGESGSGKTTVGRTLLRLIEPTGGRILFDGQDITDLPKDKLRPYRRRMQIIFQDPFSSLNPRMTVGDIIAEPLIIHGIGKTPQERTERVAELLKLVGLSPDHMRRYPHEFSGGQRQRIGIARALAVAPDFIVADEPVSALDVSIQAQVVNLLQDLKEELGLTLLFIAHDLAVVEYISDRVAVMYLGKVMEVASSKELYRNPKHPYTEALLSAVPIPDPTVKRERIVLQGDIPSPINPPSGCVFRTRCRYALPECAQVVPELKEVAPGHYKACIRDDIL
- a CDS encoding CBS and ACT domain-containing protein; this encodes MLVQDVMRFPVITVEPGVTLEEAYRLLLEKGIRHLPVMEEGRLVGIITDRDIRLATSHLNPKGPCPGCTRVAEVMTQEVVTAHPLDPVEEAARVMRERKIGSLPVLEDGALVGIVTGIDLLDALLKLTGVTEPSGRLEVRLPDRVGELARLTGFLAGRGINIHSLLSYPEDGDRVRAVVRVNTLETHLLAEGLRQEGFEVLWPPKKPW
- a CDS encoding acetoin utilization protein AcuC → MVIYRDEYRLYNFGPSHPFSPVRLEMLTSLLQALGVWREPLVPQEATREDVLSVHSERLVKRVEAVSRGERVPDLEHYGLGTGDTPVFPGMDRAARILVGGTLEGARRILAGEKRVLQLGGGLHHAQYDRSSGFCVYNDLSVAIRHLTRAGLRVAYLDIDVHHGDGVQWIHYEEEGVLTLSLHESGRYLFPGTGHVHEIGRGEGVGRKLNLPLEPFTEDESYLEVFEALVPWALGAFRPDVLVVQAGADAHFLDPLADLLLTTRAYARLFPLILQYAEAYAGGRVLFTLGGGYSLDATVRVWALLYHVFHGLPLPERLPEGWLRTWEARLGKPLTPTLHDPEGAYPEIPRKGEIEKRNRLTLERLTELVRPYLLD
- the ttuB gene encoding sulfur carrier protein TtuB, which produces MRVVLRLPERKEVEVRGDRPLKEVLRELGLNPETVVAVRGEELLTLEERVGEEETIEVLSAISGG
- the ttuA gene encoding tRNA-5-methyluridine(54) 2-sulfurtransferase, translated to MVCKVCGEKAQVEVRSRGLALCKGHYLDWFVKETERAIRRHRMLSPGERVLVAVSGGKDSLALWDVLHRLGYQAVGLHLQLGIGAYSERSLEVTRRFAQERGLELWVVDLKEAYGFGVPELAQLSGRVACSACGLSKRYIINQVAVEGGFRVVATGHNLDDEAAVLFGNLLNPQEDALARQGPLLPEKPGLAARIKPFYRFSEREVLSYALLRGIRYLHEECPNAKGAKSLLYKEALNLVEREMPGAKLRFLEGFLDRIQPRLQVAEEVRLRECERCGYPTTGAVCSFCRMWDGVYRRAKKRRLLPEEAEFHPLAPVARLG